The following are from one region of the Longimicrobium sp. genome:
- a CDS encoding class I SAM-dependent methyltransferase: MPDLAELYIASDSDPAHIVEFLRELASAYELPQPLYVLDAGCGPGRLLAPLDRLRWQVTGMEPHPDFVASARSIAQSSRRVSVLQGGFLDIDQANEFDLVIAVNSSFAHLVTPAERADALRRIHRALKPGGVVFLDLPNFLWILKNHRPPQPYTFEIQGETVTLNRIQHIDFHAATFTTTDEYVHAHSGQSEARLVHSYGITTLPDLQHHLDAAGFEDPRTFNSYAARSPERLDGARILVAARKPLA; the protein is encoded by the coding sequence ATGCCAGACCTCGCCGAACTGTACATCGCGTCGGACTCCGATCCGGCGCACATCGTGGAGTTCCTGCGCGAGCTGGCCTCCGCGTACGAGCTTCCGCAGCCGCTGTACGTGCTGGATGCGGGGTGCGGCCCCGGCCGTCTTCTCGCCCCCCTCGACCGTCTGCGCTGGCAGGTCACCGGGATGGAGCCCCACCCCGACTTCGTCGCCTCCGCCCGCTCCATCGCCCAGTCGAGCCGCCGCGTGAGCGTCCTCCAGGGCGGCTTCCTGGACATCGACCAGGCCAACGAGTTCGACCTCGTCATCGCCGTCAACAGCTCCTTCGCGCACCTGGTCACCCCCGCCGAGCGCGCCGATGCACTCCGGCGCATCCACCGTGCGCTGAAGCCGGGCGGCGTGGTGTTCCTCGACCTCCCCAACTTCCTCTGGATCCTCAAGAACCACCGCCCGCCCCAGCCCTACACCTTTGAAATACAGGGTGAGACGGTGACGCTCAACCGCATCCAGCACATCGACTTCCATGCCGCCACCTTTACCACCACCGACGAGTACGTTCATGCCCACAGCGGCCAGTCGGAAGCCCGCCTGGTCCACAGCTACGGGATAACTACACTTCCCGATCTCCAGCACCACCTCGACGCGGCGGGATTCGAAGACCCGCGCACCTTCAACAGCTACGCCGCGCGCTCTCCGGAGCGCCTGGACGGTGCGCGCATCCTCGTCGCCGCCCGCAAGCCCCTCGCGTAA